The proteins below come from a single Caulobacter flavus genomic window:
- a CDS encoding efflux RND transporter periplasmic adaptor subunit, translating to MDGARAGYGGVVLLTALGLSMGVMLVACGGKADTPQAAPPPAVEAVTVGAPGAASELAASGTLQRRREMALSFRIPGVLTRMNVEAGDAVRAGQPLAAIDPAGVDARQTQAAADLERARRDADRARKLYSTGFVAKARLDDAESALKAAQAAHAGAAFDRRWAALASPVSGVVLARTAQAGEVVAAGQTVLTLADLSSPLVLRLPLPARDAARVKVGSSAAVTADALPGQTLTGVVTRLGQAADARTGAVTVEIEVQAPPQLKSGQIAAARLQAPAADAPARAAFVRIPAEALLEASGDEAAVLRLDGAVARRVAVRFGGFDGDDALVAGLPAGSRVITAGAGFVSDGEKVAVVDPRASAAPARKVAPPREVATQ from the coding sequence ATGGACGGCGCGCGTGCTGGATACGGAGGCGTTGTGCTGCTGACGGCGCTGGGCCTTTCGATGGGCGTCATGCTGGTCGCCTGCGGCGGCAAGGCCGACACGCCCCAGGCCGCCCCGCCGCCGGCGGTCGAGGCCGTCACCGTCGGCGCGCCCGGCGCGGCCTCCGAGCTCGCCGCCTCGGGCACGCTGCAGCGCCGCCGCGAGATGGCGCTGTCGTTCCGCATCCCCGGCGTGCTGACCCGCATGAACGTCGAGGCCGGCGACGCGGTGCGAGCGGGCCAGCCGCTCGCCGCCATCGATCCGGCCGGCGTCGACGCGCGCCAGACCCAGGCCGCCGCCGACCTGGAGCGCGCCCGCCGCGACGCCGACCGGGCCCGCAAGCTCTATTCGACCGGCTTCGTGGCCAAGGCCCGGCTGGACGACGCCGAAAGCGCCCTGAAGGCGGCCCAGGCCGCCCACGCCGGCGCGGCCTTCGACCGCCGCTGGGCCGCCCTCGCCTCGCCCGTCTCGGGCGTGGTGCTGGCCCGCACGGCCCAGGCCGGCGAGGTGGTGGCGGCCGGCCAGACGGTGCTGACGCTCGCCGACCTGTCGAGCCCGCTGGTGCTGCGCCTGCCGCTGCCCGCCCGCGACGCGGCCCGGGTGAAGGTCGGCTCCAGCGCCGCCGTCACCGCCGACGCCCTGCCCGGCCAGACCCTGACCGGCGTCGTCACGCGCCTGGGCCAGGCCGCCGACGCCCGCACCGGCGCGGTGACGGTCGAGATCGAGGTCCAGGCGCCGCCGCAGCTGAAGAGCGGCCAGATCGCCGCCGCCCGCCTGCAGGCCCCGGCCGCCGACGCCCCGGCTCGCGCCGCGTTCGTCCGCATTCCCGCCGAGGCCCTGCTGGAAGCCTCGGGCGACGAGGCCGCCGTGCTGCGCCTCGACGGCGCCGTGGCCCGACGCGTCGCCGTCCGCTTCGGCGGCTTCGACGGCGACGACGCCCTGGTGGCGGGGCTTCCGGCCGGAAGCCGGGTGATCACCGCCGGCGCCGGCTTCGTCTCCGACGGCGAAAAGGTCGCCGTGGTCGATCCGCGGGCCTCGGCCGCCCCGGCCCGCAAGGTCGCCCCGCCCCGCGAGGTCGCCACGCAATGA
- the dksA gene encoding RNA polymerase-binding protein DksA, translated as MQTATVLKEPDTYRPSDDEPFMNERQLEYFKQKLLGWKEEILRESRETVSHLQTETENHADLADRASSETDRALELRTRDRQRKLISKIDQALRRVEDGSYGYCEETGEPIGLARLDARPTATLSLEAQERHERRERVHRDD; from the coding sequence ATGCAGACGGCCACTGTTCTTAAAGAACCGGACACCTATCGTCCTTCGGACGACGAGCCTTTCATGAACGAGCGTCAGCTTGAGTATTTCAAGCAGAAGCTGCTCGGTTGGAAAGAAGAGATCCTCCGCGAATCTCGCGAGACGGTGTCCCATCTTCAGACTGAAACTGAAAACCATGCCGACCTCGCCGACCGGGCGTCGTCGGAAACCGACCGAGCGCTGGAACTGCGGACCCGCGATCGGCAACGGAAACTGATCTCGAAGATCGACCAGGCGTTGCGCCGCGTCGAAGACGGCAGCTACGGCTACTGCGAAGAGACCGGCGAGCCCATCGGCCTGGCCCGTCTCGACGCCCGCCCGACCGCCACCCTGAGCCTCGAGGCCCAGGAGCGTCACGAGCGCCGCGAACGCGTCCACCGCGACGACTGA
- a CDS encoding flagellar basal body P-ring protein FlgI, whose translation MRRSLFSSVLAGLALAAMTVVAAPAAAKSRIKDIVAVEGVRDNHLIGYGIVTGLNGTGDSLRNAPMTKQSMEALLERQGVNVRDANLNAKNSAAVMVTAKLPPFSATGSKIDVSVSAMGDAKSLQGGTLLVTALQGADGQTYAVAQGQVQTGAVSAGGASGSSISRGVPTAGRIAAGADVERETGFQMVAMSELRLSLRNPDFTTSRRIADAINSKFPGCAQAQNPTIVAIRSPAGMDMISFVTAIENLEVEPDGPAKVIIDEVNGVVVMGDDVRISQVAIAQGNLTISVQETPAVSQPAPFSQGRTTVVPQSAISIDEEKGKKLITLGGGASLKSLVGGLNALGVTPRDMITILQAVKAAGALQADIEVM comes from the coding sequence ATGCGTCGTTCACTTTTCAGCTCCGTTCTCGCCGGCCTGGCCCTCGCGGCCATGACCGTTGTCGCCGCCCCGGCCGCCGCCAAGTCGCGGATCAAGGACATCGTCGCCGTCGAAGGCGTGCGCGATAACCACCTGATCGGCTACGGCATCGTCACCGGCCTCAACGGCACGGGCGACAGCCTGCGCAACGCGCCGATGACCAAGCAGAGCATGGAAGCCCTGCTGGAACGCCAGGGCGTCAACGTCCGCGACGCCAACCTCAACGCCAAGAACTCGGCGGCGGTGATGGTCACGGCCAAGCTGCCGCCGTTCTCCGCCACCGGCTCCAAGATCGACGTCTCGGTCTCGGCCATGGGCGACGCCAAGAGCCTGCAGGGCGGCACCCTGCTGGTCACCGCGCTGCAGGGCGCCGACGGCCAGACCTACGCCGTCGCGCAAGGCCAGGTGCAGACCGGCGCCGTCTCGGCCGGCGGCGCCTCGGGCAGCTCGATCAGCCGCGGCGTGCCGACCGCCGGCCGCATCGCCGCCGGCGCCGACGTCGAGCGCGAGACCGGCTTCCAGATGGTGGCCATGAGCGAGCTGCGCCTGTCGCTGCGCAACCCCGACTTCACGACCTCGCGCCGCATCGCCGACGCCATCAACTCCAAGTTCCCGGGCTGCGCCCAGGCCCAGAACCCGACCATCGTCGCCATCCGCTCGCCGGCCGGCATGGACATGATCAGCTTCGTGACCGCCATCGAGAACCTGGAAGTCGAGCCCGACGGCCCGGCCAAGGTGATCATCGACGAGGTCAACGGCGTGGTGGTGATGGGCGACGACGTCCGCATCAGCCAGGTGGCCATCGCGCAAGGCAACCTGACCATCTCGGTCCAGGAGACCCCGGCCGTCAGCCAGCCCGCCCCGTTCAGCCAGGGCCGCACCACGGTCGTCCCGCAGTCGGCGATCAGCATCGACGAGGAAAAGGGCAAGAAGCTGATCACGCTCGGCGGCGGCGCGTCGCTCAAGAGCCTGGTCGGCGGCCTCAACGCCCTGGGCGTCACCCCGCGCGACATGATCACCATCCTGCAGGCGGTGAAGGCCGCCGGCGCCCTGCAAGCCGACATCGAGGTGATGTGA
- a CDS encoding efflux RND transporter permease subunit: MNFNLAAFAVKRWQFTIVAFGLLVMLGVNALLTVPRSEDPHFPIPIVLIRAVLPGAEPAEMEQLVADPIETAVYGLDSIDKVESTSLDGAAVVRVFFTWDVDPERKFDQVVREVNAIRGSLPAGLQRLDIERVRTTEVAIVQVALVSDSLPMRRLEKAADRLSERLDRVPGVRQTRYYGAPASEVRVSLDLARLAALKLPASAVADALRSAGVEAPIGAVQAGARRFNVKSGGAFRSLDAVKDTPVRSAGGQVVRVRDVADVAWAQEEPTHVTRFDGKRAVFIAVTQKDGQDVGKITKSVEAVLDDYEKVLPAGVKLDRGFVQARNVEHRLHNLLRDFGLALVLVLITLLPLGPRAGLVVMVSIPLSLLIGLSMIQAFGFTLNQLSIAGFVLALGLLVDDSIVITENIARRIREGEERTAAAINGSGQIALAVIGCTATLMLAFLPLMALPAGSGAYIRSLPVTVLCTVGASLFVSLTIIPFLASRVLDKHSDPEGNRLLRAVNGVIHTVYRPVLHHALARPWLALGLMLALCATAVPMLRAAGSSLFPAAETPQFLVRVTTPDGSSLARTDEALRFVDQRLAREPDVVWRAANLGRGNPQVFYNQSQRESAVTYGEMFVSLERWEPGKSERLLDRLRADFARYPGARISVEVFENGPPIEAPVAVRITGRNLEVLKALAVRAEAVLKSTPGTRDVGNPVRLDRTDLDLGVDEAKAAALGVPAGAARRAARLALSGEETGRFRDADGDDYAVKVRLPMSQVDGADRNALAALSGVYVPAADGEAAPLSAIATPSLRSSPARIDRFDRERTVTVTAFVRTGYLTDNVTKDVLARLEKELPMPPGYALSLGGQAEAQSESFAGLGAAVMVAVFGIMAVLVLEFRKFKTALVVAGIIPFGVFGAAAALWLTGNSLSFTATIGLIALIGIEIKNSILLVDFTEQLRREGLSLHDAIEKAGEVRFLPVLLTSATAIGGLLPLALERSGLYSPLAIAIIGGLVTSTVLSRVATPVMYWLTARGEREAAA; encoded by the coding sequence ATGAACTTCAACCTCGCCGCCTTCGCGGTAAAGCGCTGGCAGTTCACCATCGTCGCCTTCGGCCTGCTGGTGATGCTGGGCGTCAACGCCCTCCTGACCGTGCCGCGGTCGGAGGACCCGCACTTCCCTATCCCCATCGTGCTGATCCGCGCCGTCCTGCCCGGGGCCGAGCCGGCCGAGATGGAGCAGCTGGTCGCCGATCCGATCGAGACGGCGGTCTACGGCCTCGACAGCATCGACAAGGTCGAGAGCACCAGCCTCGACGGGGCCGCCGTCGTGCGGGTGTTCTTCACCTGGGACGTCGATCCCGAGCGCAAGTTCGACCAGGTCGTGCGCGAGGTGAACGCCATCCGCGGCAGCCTGCCCGCCGGCCTGCAGCGGCTGGACATCGAGCGCGTGCGCACCACCGAGGTGGCCATCGTCCAGGTCGCCCTGGTCAGCGACAGCCTGCCCATGCGCCGGCTGGAAAAGGCCGCCGACCGCCTGTCCGAGCGCCTCGACCGCGTGCCGGGCGTGCGTCAGACCCGCTATTACGGCGCCCCGGCCTCGGAGGTCCGGGTGTCGCTGGACCTGGCCCGGCTGGCGGCCCTGAAGCTGCCGGCCTCCGCCGTCGCCGACGCCCTGCGTTCGGCCGGGGTCGAGGCCCCGATCGGCGCGGTCCAGGCCGGCGCCCGGCGCTTCAACGTCAAGTCCGGCGGGGCCTTCCGCTCGCTGGACGCGGTCAAGGACACCCCCGTCCGCTCGGCCGGCGGCCAGGTGGTGCGGGTGCGCGACGTCGCCGACGTGGCCTGGGCCCAGGAGGAGCCGACCCACGTCACCCGCTTCGACGGCAAGCGGGCGGTGTTCATCGCCGTCACCCAGAAGGACGGCCAGGACGTCGGCAAGATCACCAAGAGCGTCGAGGCGGTGCTCGACGACTACGAGAAGGTGCTGCCGGCCGGCGTGAAACTCGATCGCGGCTTCGTCCAGGCCCGCAATGTCGAGCACCGGCTGCACAACCTGCTGCGCGACTTCGGCCTGGCCCTGGTGCTGGTGCTGATCACCCTGCTGCCGCTGGGTCCGCGCGCGGGCCTGGTGGTGATGGTGTCGATCCCGCTTTCGCTGCTGATCGGCCTGTCGATGATCCAGGCCTTCGGCTTCACGCTCAACCAGCTGTCGATCGCCGGTTTCGTGCTGGCGCTGGGCCTGCTGGTCGACGACAGCATCGTCATCACCGAGAACATCGCCCGCCGGATCCGCGAGGGCGAGGAACGCACGGCCGCGGCGATCAACGGCTCGGGTCAGATCGCCCTGGCGGTGATCGGCTGCACGGCCACCCTGATGCTGGCCTTCCTGCCGCTGATGGCCCTGCCGGCCGGCTCGGGGGCCTATATCCGCTCGCTGCCGGTGACGGTGCTGTGCACGGTGGGCGCCTCGCTCTTCGTGTCGCTGACCATCATCCCGTTCCTGGCCAGCCGGGTGCTGGACAAGCATTCCGATCCCGAGGGCAACCGCCTGCTGCGGGCCGTCAACGGCGTGATCCACACCGTCTATCGCCCGGTGCTGCACCACGCCCTGGCGCGCCCCTGGCTGGCGCTCGGGCTGATGCTGGCCCTGTGCGCCACCGCCGTGCCGATGCTGCGGGCGGCCGGCTCCAGCCTGTTCCCCGCCGCCGAGACCCCGCAGTTCCTGGTGCGCGTCACCACGCCCGACGGCTCGTCCCTGGCGCGCACCGACGAGGCCCTGCGCTTTGTCGACCAGCGCCTGGCCCGTGAGCCCGACGTCGTCTGGCGCGCCGCCAACCTGGGCCGCGGCAACCCGCAGGTGTTCTACAACCAGTCCCAGCGCGAGAGCGCGGTGACCTACGGCGAGATGTTCGTCAGCCTCGAGCGCTGGGAGCCGGGGAAAAGCGAACGGCTGCTCGACCGCCTGCGCGCCGACTTCGCCCGCTATCCCGGCGCGCGGATCAGCGTCGAGGTGTTCGAGAACGGCCCGCCGATCGAGGCCCCGGTGGCCGTGCGCATCACCGGCCGCAACCTCGAAGTGCTCAAGGCCCTGGCGGTGCGCGCCGAAGCCGTCCTCAAGAGCACGCCGGGCACGCGCGACGTCGGCAATCCCGTGCGCCTGGACCGCACCGACCTCGACCTCGGCGTCGACGAGGCCAAGGCCGCCGCCCTGGGCGTGCCGGCCGGCGCGGCCCGCCGCGCGGCGCGCCTGGCGCTGTCGGGCGAGGAAACCGGCCGCTTCCGCGACGCCGACGGCGACGACTACGCGGTCAAGGTCCGCCTGCCGATGAGCCAGGTCGACGGCGCCGACCGCAACGCCCTGGCGGCCCTGTCGGGCGTCTACGTGCCCGCCGCCGACGGCGAGGCCGCGCCCCTGTCGGCCATCGCCACCCCCAGCCTGAGGTCCAGCCCCGCCCGCATCGACCGCTTCGATCGCGAGCGGACGGTCACGGTCACCGCCTTCGTGCGCACCGGCTACCTGACCGACAACGTCACCAAGGACGTGCTGGCCCGCCTGGAGAAGGAACTGCCGATGCCGCCCGGCTACGCCCTGAGCCTCGGCGGCCAGGCCGAGGCCCAGTCGGAAAGCTTCGCAGGGTTAGGCGCGGCGGTGATGGTGGCGGTGTTCGGCATCATGGCGGTGCTGGTCCTGGAGTTCCGCAAGTTCAAGACCGCCCTGGTGGTCGCCGGCATCATCCCGTTCGGGGTGTTCGGCGCGGCCGCCGCCCTGTGGCTGACGGGCAATTCCCTGTCGTTCACGGCCACCATCGGCCTGATCGCCCTCATCGGCATCGAGATCAAGAACTCGATCCTGCTGGTCGACTTCACCGAACAGCTGCGGCGCGAGGGCTTGAGCCTGCACGACGCCATCGAGAAGGCCGGCGAGGTGCGTTTCCTGCCGGTGCTGCTGACCTCGGCCACGGCGATCGGCGGCCTGCTGCCGCTCGCCCTGGAGCGCTCGGGCCTCTACTCGCCGCTGGCCATCGCCATCATCGGCGGGCTGGTGACGTCGACGGTGCTGTCGCGGGTGGCGACGCCGGTGATGTACTGGCTGACGGCGCGCGGGGAGCGGGAAGCCGCCGCCTGA
- a CDS encoding flagellar assembly protein FliX encodes MKVSSTGGVGAAGASRARPTGGGSSFALPTVGAASGAAGVAAAGGLAGVGSLDALLALQANADPMERKRRAIRRADDILDILDGLKIAVLDGEVSPGTIDKLKRVVREHREAVDDPKLQSLLNEIETRAAVEEAKLAVMRGA; translated from the coding sequence ATGAAGGTTTCGAGCACGGGAGGCGTGGGCGCGGCTGGCGCATCACGCGCGCGGCCGACGGGCGGCGGGTCCAGCTTCGCGCTGCCCACGGTCGGCGCCGCCAGCGGCGCGGCCGGCGTGGCGGCGGCCGGCGGCCTGGCCGGCGTCGGCTCGCTCGACGCCCTGCTGGCCCTGCAGGCCAACGCCGATCCGATGGAGCGCAAGCGTCGCGCCATCCGCCGGGCCGACGACATCCTCGACATCCTCGACGGCCTGAAGATCGCCGTGCTGGACGGGGAGGTTTCCCCCGGCACGATCGACAAGCTCAAGCGCGTCGTCCGCGAGCATCGCGAAGCCGTCGACGATCCGAAATTGCAGAGCCTGCTCAACGAGATCGAGACGCGCGCCGCCGTAGAAGAGGCCAAGCTGGCCGTCATGCGCGGCGCGTGA
- a CDS encoding rod-binding protein — protein MSTFALTSPPITGLTASSPPPASSAAELLKRGKIKETAQKFEASFLSVMMQSMFEGVKTPEPFGGGQGEEMFKSLLTDAMAKEVTKSGGVGVAATVQREMLKMQGLQEVAQ, from the coding sequence ATGAGCACTTTCGCCCTCACCTCGCCGCCGATCACCGGCCTGACCGCCAGCTCGCCCCCGCCCGCCTCCTCGGCCGCCGAACTGCTCAAGCGCGGCAAGATCAAGGAGACGGCGCAGAAGTTCGAGGCCTCGTTCCTGTCGGTGATGATGCAGTCGATGTTCGAGGGCGTGAAGACCCCCGAACCGTTCGGCGGCGGCCAGGGCGAGGAGATGTTCAAGTCGCTGCTGACCGACGCCATGGCCAAGGAAGTCACCAAGTCCGGCGGCGTCGGCGTGGCCGCCACGGTCCAGCGCGAGATGCTGAAGATGCAGGGTCTGCAGGAGGTCGCCCAATGA
- a CDS encoding flagellar basal body protein produces MMSPADERVEQLIVLTERLTDLIARQATAFEARRPHEAARHVEETAKLANVYRHESARVRGNVALVQAAQPDRRRRLVRATEAFDAVLARQSRAIAAAKTVTEGLVRAVANEIAAQRPQAAGYGPSAQGAGYANNATAITLNRKA; encoded by the coding sequence ATGATGAGCCCAGCAGACGAACGCGTCGAACAGCTGATCGTCCTGACCGAGCGCCTGACCGACCTGATCGCCAGGCAGGCCACCGCCTTCGAGGCCCGCCGCCCGCACGAGGCCGCCCGCCACGTCGAGGAGACGGCCAAGCTGGCCAACGTCTACCGTCACGAGTCGGCCCGGGTGCGCGGCAACGTCGCCCTGGTCCAGGCCGCCCAGCCCGACCGCCGCCGCCGGCTGGTCCGCGCCACCGAGGCCTTCGACGCCGTGCTGGCCCGCCAGTCGCGCGCCATCGCCGCCGCCAAGACCGTCACCGAGGGCCTCGTCCGCGCCGTCGCCAACGAGATCGCCGCCCAGCGCCCCCAGGCCGCCGGCTACGGCCCCAGCGCCCAAGGCGCCGGCTACGCCAACAACGCCACCGCGATCACGCTCAACCGCAAGGCCTGA